Proteins from one Dysgonomonas sp. HDW5A genomic window:
- the guaA gene encoding glutamine-hydrolyzing GMP synthase, translated as MLEKIIILDFGSQTTQLIGRRVRELNTYCEIVPYNKFPKDDTTVKGVILSGSPFSVNDKDAFKADLSEIRKKYPVLGICYGAQFLAHTSEGKVEKGDSREYGRAHLVSMEQDPLFDGIAKGSQVWMSHGDTITVLPSTFDIIASTEDVKAAAYKIQGEQTWGVQFHPEVFHTVDGTKLLNNFLNICGCKKDWTPASFIESTVAELKAQLGNDKVILALSGGVDSSVTAVLLNKAIGKNLTCVFVDHGLLRKNEFERVQKDYEHLGLNVIGVNAKERFYKALAGVADPEEKRKIIGKGFIDVFDEEAHKLKDIKWLGQGTIYPDIIESLSITGTVIKSHHNVGGLPEKMNLKLVEPLKLLFKDEVRRIGLELGMMEHLIKRHPFPGPGLGIRVLGDITAEKVEILQNADDIYIKMLNEYHLYDKVWQAGAILLPVKSVGVMGDERTYEFTIALRAVTSTDAMTADWAHLPYEFLAKVSNEIINKVKGVNRVVYDISSKPPATIEWE; from the coding sequence ATGCTCGAAAAGATTATTATCCTCGATTTTGGCTCACAAACCACCCAACTAATTGGTCGCCGCGTTCGCGAACTGAATACATATTGCGAAATAGTTCCTTATAACAAGTTTCCTAAAGATGATACTACCGTAAAAGGAGTGATATTATCAGGCAGTCCTTTCTCTGTAAATGATAAAGACGCATTTAAAGCCGATTTGTCAGAAATCAGAAAGAAATATCCTGTATTGGGCATTTGTTATGGAGCACAATTTTTGGCACACACCTCAGAAGGAAAAGTCGAAAAAGGCGATTCTCGTGAATACGGGAGAGCACATTTAGTATCTATGGAGCAAGATCCATTGTTTGATGGTATAGCTAAAGGTTCACAAGTCTGGATGTCTCATGGAGATACAATAACAGTATTGCCTTCTACTTTTGATATAATCGCGAGTACCGAAGATGTAAAAGCTGCTGCTTATAAAATACAAGGCGAGCAAACTTGGGGAGTACAGTTTCACCCCGAAGTATTCCATACAGTAGATGGAACTAAGCTGTTGAATAATTTCCTGAATATCTGTGGTTGCAAAAAAGATTGGACTCCGGCTTCATTTATAGAATCGACAGTTGCTGAATTGAAAGCTCAATTGGGTAATGACAAAGTTATACTTGCTCTTTCGGGAGGAGTCGATTCATCGGTAACAGCCGTGTTGCTGAATAAAGCAATAGGTAAAAACCTGACGTGTGTATTTGTCGATCATGGTCTTTTGCGTAAGAACGAATTCGAGAGAGTTCAAAAAGACTATGAGCATTTAGGATTAAATGTAATAGGGGTTAATGCCAAAGAAAGATTCTACAAAGCATTGGCAGGCGTTGCTGATCCCGAAGAGAAGAGAAAAATTATAGGAAAAGGCTTTATTGATGTCTTTGACGAAGAAGCTCATAAGTTGAAAGATATAAAATGGTTGGGACAAGGTACTATCTATCCTGATATTATTGAATCGCTTTCGATAACAGGCACAGTAATTAAGTCGCACCATAATGTCGGTGGACTTCCCGAGAAGATGAATTTGAAACTGGTAGAACCTTTGAAGCTATTGTTTAAAGACGAGGTTCGCAGAATTGGTTTAGAGTTGGGCATGATGGAACATCTTATTAAACGCCATCCATTCCCCGGGCCCGGACTAGGTATCCGTGTCTTAGGAGATATTACGGCCGAAAAAGTAGAAATACTTCAGAACGCAGATGATATATATATAAAGATGTTGAATGAATATCACCTCTATGATAAGGTATGGCAAGCAGGAGCAATACTTTTACCTGTGAAATCAGTTGGAGTTATGGGAGACGAGCGTACGTATGAATTTACAATTGCACTTCGTGCAGTAACATCAACAGATGCGATGACTGCCGATTGGGCACATCTACCATATGAGTTCCTTGCTAAAGTGTCTAATGAGATTATTAACAAAGTAAAAGGTGTGAACCGTGTAGTATATGATATATCATCTAAGCCACCTGCAACTATAGAGTGGGAGTAA
- a CDS encoding C10 family peptidase: MKKLFLRVFFSMITVFLYASCQNEEVGIESQDPNFVSQQDVLQLVSQLQMPVESGLRGTTIYEQKHVNSIVPVSGLNDNTAACYVVNYEHGGFMVMSADNRIAPVLAFSESGELPLNEELPDGLVEWLEETSLYIEEVKKSDLKQSGNVKDAWEPQAIQRAISIGDPNIDGIDKNGECTSTYKVVEPLLKTTWGQGVGYNDLVATNILTGQCSAYSNGKPPAGCVAVAMAQIMKYHQYPKSYDWSAMPDNTGSNETARLMADIGSKVKMKYGCKGSSAHHDDATSAFKNNFGYSSAICADFNVDRVIAELNSKRPVFLRGGEEKHIVVIPYDGGGHAWVCDGYKRSENCEYDTNGSFTGTVYMYTYLHMNWGWGKRWEELNTWYAYNDWRVLDGNYNYNKKMIYNVKP; encoded by the coding sequence ATGAAAAAATTATTCCTCAGAGTTTTTTTTAGTATGATCACGGTTTTCTTATATGCTTCATGTCAAAATGAAGAGGTAGGCATAGAATCTCAAGATCCGAATTTTGTTAGCCAACAAGATGTACTCCAATTAGTCTCACAATTACAAATGCCTGTAGAGTCTGGTTTGAGGGGTACAACTATTTATGAGCAAAAGCATGTTAATAGTATTGTACCTGTCTCCGGATTGAATGATAATACAGCAGCTTGCTATGTTGTAAATTATGAACATGGAGGCTTTATGGTAATGTCAGCAGACAATAGGATTGCTCCTGTACTGGCATTCTCAGAGTCGGGAGAGCTCCCTTTGAATGAAGAGCTGCCGGATGGATTGGTAGAATGGCTTGAAGAAACTTCATTATATATAGAAGAAGTGAAGAAGTCAGATTTGAAGCAGTCCGGAAATGTAAAAGATGCTTGGGAGCCTCAGGCTATCCAAAGAGCCATAAGCATAGGAGATCCCAATATTGATGGAATTGATAAAAATGGCGAATGCACCAGTACATATAAAGTGGTAGAGCCATTGTTGAAAACTACATGGGGGCAAGGTGTAGGCTATAACGACCTTGTTGCTACTAATATTTTAACTGGGCAATGTAGCGCTTATTCCAATGGAAAACCACCTGCAGGTTGTGTAGCTGTTGCTATGGCACAGATAATGAAATATCATCAGTATCCTAAAAGTTATGATTGGAGTGCTATGCCTGATAATACTGGATCCAATGAGACTGCCCGTTTGATGGCTGATATTGGTAGTAAGGTGAAGATGAAGTATGGATGTAAGGGGTCTTCGGCTCATCATGATGATGCAACTAGTGCCTTTAAAAATAATTTTGGATATAGTTCGGCTATTTGTGCCGATTTTAACGTAGATAGGGTCATAGCTGAGCTAAATAGTAAAAGACCTGTGTTTTTGAGAGGAGGCGAAGAAAAGCACATTGTTGTGATTCCTTATGATGGAGGCGGTCATGCATGGGTCTGTGATGGATATAAGCGTTCAGAGAACTGTGAATATGATACGAACGGTAGTTTTACAGGTACTGTTTATATGTATACTTATCTTCATATGAATTGGGGATGGGGAAAGCGGTGGGAAGAGCTTAACACTTGGTATGCCTATAATGATTGGAGAGTACTTGACGGAAATTATAACTACAATAAGAAGATGATTTATAATGTTAAACCATAA
- a CDS encoding DUF4252 domain-containing protein, translated as MKKAIIYLFLFTLSLSASSKTLDDIFSEFSKAPHSENINLRKFLFSALKIANWDGKDFNKKVNSMSVLDLESCSPDIKLQFAEQIENLEMDGYEVLMKVKDDDDNVLIMSKSKKDKIKELVIITVNDPAIIRLKGDFTPNDLSDITQQYGEKKKD; from the coding sequence ATGAAAAAAGCTATTATATACCTATTCTTATTTACACTTAGCCTTTCGGCTTCGAGTAAGACATTAGATGATATTTTCAGCGAATTCTCGAAAGCTCCTCATTCAGAAAATATAAACCTGAGAAAATTTCTATTTTCTGCTTTAAAAATAGCAAATTGGGATGGTAAAGACTTCAATAAAAAGGTGAACTCCATGTCTGTTTTGGATCTCGAAAGTTGTTCTCCAGATATCAAGCTTCAATTTGCAGAACAAATAGAAAATCTGGAAATGGACGGATATGAAGTATTGATGAAAGTAAAGGACGATGATGATAATGTATTAATAATGTCGAAAAGTAAAAAAGACAAGATTAAGGAATTGGTTATAATCACCGTAAACGATCCTGCCATAATCAGGCTAAAAGGAGATTTTACACCGAACGATCTGTCTGACATAACACAGCAATACGGAGAAAAGAAGAAAGATTAA
- a CDS encoding RNA polymerase sigma factor — MDAITFKEKYIPYHQKLYRVAYRLLEDACDAEDVVQEAYIKLWNKRDELTQVENSEAYCVILLRNLCLDFLRAKKKHLFQSTEDTVMSDNLVLSDEIETVDEIKHIETIIDLLPEQQRKIIKLRHFDDYSNEEIEEIMGLTSVNVRVLMSRARKKVKELFNSYNYGY; from the coding sequence ATGGATGCCATAACATTCAAAGAAAAATATATACCTTATCATCAAAAGCTGTACAGGGTTGCATACAGACTTCTTGAAGATGCTTGCGACGCCGAAGATGTTGTACAGGAGGCTTATATTAAATTATGGAATAAACGGGATGAACTGACGCAGGTTGAAAATAGTGAAGCATATTGTGTAATTTTGTTGCGTAATTTATGCCTCGATTTTTTAAGGGCGAAAAAGAAACATCTGTTTCAGTCAACAGAAGACACTGTCATGTCAGACAATCTGGTATTATCGGATGAGATTGAAACGGTTGATGAAATCAAACATATAGAAACTATCATTGATCTTTTGCCTGAACAACAGCGTAAGATCATAAAATTAAGGCACTTTGATGATTATTCGAACGAGGAAATAGAAGAAATAATGGGCTTAACCAGTGTTAATGTAAGGGTACTGATGTCGCGAGCCAGAAAAAAAGTCAAAGAACTATTTAATAGTTACAACTATGGATATTAA
- a CDS encoding DUF4252 domain-containing protein has product MKKLIILLTITISSISLSKAQPEIKIDMDGLQTDISSELATLSVDLSNMHLDLEGMKNEINANLVNLDNISNSLDLSNITVSSTHPGISIEVSDSNTANSYAYVYTPGEPSNSQESFTYSYTTTETPQNNDIFKQLSNTKGIQVVYISKTMLGMMPNMDMPGVDIGNIAGKLESLEIYSSEETSASRRLIYVSEDLLKGGNYETLMLIKDNDSRTAFYVKKNKSNQGSEMLMITEDGSDATIIRFLGSFTVQDIKNIANQSKNGVHINTSINTNTSNRLSEAELNMRIKEAQKRNEQAQKIAIDAQKRAEEAQKRAEERAKNGQQKAEEAQIKAEERAKRAEERARRAEERAKEAEERARKAN; this is encoded by the coding sequence ATGAAAAAGCTAATAATATTACTAACAATTACAATTTCGTCGATATCACTTAGCAAAGCACAACCGGAAATAAAAATAGATATGGACGGTTTGCAAACCGATATATCCAGTGAATTGGCGACATTATCAGTAGACCTGAGTAATATGCATCTCGATCTGGAAGGCATGAAGAATGAGATAAATGCTAATCTTGTTAACCTGGATAATATATCTAACAGTTTAGACTTAAGCAATATAACGGTGAGCAGCACTCATCCCGGAATAAGTATTGAGGTAAGCGACAGTAATACCGCCAATAGCTATGCATATGTCTATACTCCCGGTGAACCGTCGAATAGTCAAGAGAGTTTTACTTATTCCTATACTACAACTGAGACTCCACAGAATAATGATATTTTTAAACAGCTATCCAATACTAAAGGTATTCAGGTTGTGTATATTTCTAAAACCATGCTAGGTATGATGCCTAATATGGATATGCCGGGAGTCGATATCGGAAATATTGCCGGAAAGTTAGAATCATTAGAAATATATTCGTCAGAAGAAACGTCCGCTTCAAGACGATTAATCTATGTATCCGAAGACTTATTAAAGGGTGGTAACTACGAAACTCTAATGCTTATAAAAGACAACGATTCAAGAACTGCATTCTACGTAAAAAAGAATAAATCGAATCAGGGATCAGAAATGCTTATGATAACAGAAGATGGCAGTGATGCAACTATCATAAGATTTTTAGGCAGCTTTACCGTTCAGGATATCAAGAACATTGCAAATCAAAGTAAAAATGGCGTACACATTAATACTTCTATAAATACAAATACGTCCAACAGGCTTAGTGAGGCTGAACTGAATATGAGGATTAAGGAAGCTCAGAAAAGAAACGAGCAAGCTCAGAAAATAGCCATTGATGCCCAAAAGAGAGCGGAAGAAGCTCAAAAGAGAGCAGAGGAGAGAGCTAAAAATGGACAACAGAAAGCGGAAGAAGCTCAGATAAAGGCCGAAGAAAGAGCTAAAAGAGCAGAGGAGAGAGCCAGAAGAGCCGAAGAAAGAGCCAAAGAAGCCGAAGAAAGGGCTAGAAAAGCGAATTAA
- a CDS encoding S9 family peptidase, translating into MIRKNCTTNYINSVDGLRGITIYRRCLFLLLLLVSLNQVKGQSPDVTIEDVRFESKGVTLAGTIYTPRHSHAAVVIVHGSGQAPRMGELASLLAKNGISVLTYDKRGVGESGGIYAGPEVGSNNVDSDNLNLLAEDAAAAASILHQRDKDTPIGLIGFSQAGWVIPIAANKNQLVDFMVLFSGAVIPTLDQLIFQNFTNGQSDFWDSHTEAEVREYMPKARKAVRNEPVRYQLDKFLSTDPLDALSTLSIPGLWLFGEKDIQIPIGISIEVLNSLKSQGKPYEYCLFSTLGHDLTPTGTTQPVEIAIHWIKARKARNSE; encoded by the coding sequence ATGATAAGAAAGAATTGCACTACCAATTATATTAACAGCGTTGATGGATTAAGAGGTATCACGATTTATCGTAGATGCCTTTTTTTGTTGTTACTATTAGTATCATTGAATCAAGTAAAAGGACAATCGCCGGACGTAACTATTGAAGATGTCAGATTCGAAAGTAAGGGAGTTACTCTTGCAGGAACAATCTACACTCCCCGGCATTCACATGCAGCGGTAGTTATTGTACATGGTTCGGGACAAGCTCCTCGAATGGGAGAGCTTGCATCGCTTCTGGCTAAAAACGGTATTTCGGTATTAACCTATGATAAACGCGGAGTGGGTGAATCGGGTGGTATTTATGCCGGACCCGAAGTAGGCTCCAACAATGTTGATTCGGACAACCTCAATCTATTGGCAGAAGATGCTGCCGCAGCTGCAAGCATACTTCATCAGCGGGACAAAGATACACCTATTGGTCTGATTGGTTTCAGTCAGGCAGGATGGGTAATTCCGATTGCTGCCAACAAAAATCAGCTTGTGGATTTTATGGTGTTGTTTAGCGGAGCTGTTATTCCAACTCTTGATCAGCTTATTTTTCAGAATTTCACGAATGGACAGTCCGATTTCTGGGACAGTCACACCGAAGCAGAAGTGAGAGAATACATGCCAAAGGCACGTAAAGCTGTACGCAATGAACCGGTTCGTTATCAATTGGATAAATTTCTAAGCACCGATCCTCTTGATGCCCTCAGTACACTGTCAATTCCGGGTCTTTGGCTTTTTGGTGAGAAGGATATACAAATCCCAATAGGTATATCAATAGAAGTTCTCAACTCACTAAAATCACAAGGTAAGCCTTACGAATACTGCTTGTTCTCGACATTGGGACATGACCTTACACCTACAGGTACTACTCAACCTGTTGAAATTGCTATTCATTGGATTAAAGCTAGAAAAGCAAGGAATTCAGAGTAA
- a CDS encoding glycoside hydrolase family 125 protein → MVVKKNLTKKVLGLCVLSAISVGTIHASDNVLKPETAIASDNTQVYVTNRPNPSDRLFESSAVESEIARINKLLKNRRLAWMFENCFPNTLDTTVHYRVQDGKDDTFVYTGDIHAMWLRDSGAQVFPYVQLANKDPKLKKMLAGVIHRQTKSILIDPYANAFNDGAVPDGHWMSDMTDMKPELHERKWEIDSLCYPIRLAYYYWKVTGDTSVFDADWVKAIELVLQTFKEQQRKDGVGPYKFMRVTERQLDTMSNDGLGNPVKPVGLIASAFRPSDDATTFQFLIPSNFFAVTSLREAAEILQTVKKNTTLANECTALANEVETALQKYAIYNHPTYGKIYAFEVDGFGNQLLMDDANVPSLLALAYLDADKINDPIYQNTRKFVWSEDNPYFFKGTAGEGIGGPHIGYDMIWPMSIMMKAFTSQDDAEIKACIQMLMATDAGTGFMHESFHKDDPTNFTRAWFAWQNTLFGELILKLVNEGKVDMLNSL, encoded by the coding sequence ATGGTTGTAAAGAAAAATCTAACGAAGAAAGTATTAGGACTATGTGTTTTGTCTGCCATATCGGTAGGTACGATACATGCTTCCGATAATGTATTAAAGCCCGAAACGGCAATTGCAAGTGATAATACCCAAGTGTATGTAACTAACCGTCCTAATCCGTCGGACAGGTTATTTGAATCATCAGCCGTTGAAAGTGAAATCGCCCGTATTAATAAGCTTTTAAAAAACAGGCGTTTGGCATGGATGTTCGAAAACTGTTTTCCCAATACATTAGATACTACCGTTCATTACAGAGTGCAGGATGGAAAGGACGATACCTTTGTATACACAGGAGATATTCATGCGATGTGGCTTCGCGATTCGGGAGCTCAGGTATTCCCTTACGTACAGTTAGCTAACAAAGATCCTAAACTGAAAAAAATGTTGGCAGGTGTAATTCACCGTCAAACAAAAAGTATACTGATAGACCCTTATGCAAATGCTTTTAACGATGGCGCGGTTCCCGATGGACATTGGATGAGTGATATGACGGATATGAAGCCTGAACTTCACGAACGTAAATGGGAAATCGATTCGCTTTGTTATCCTATCCGTTTAGCTTATTACTATTGGAAAGTAACAGGCGATACAAGTGTATTTGACGCCGATTGGGTAAAAGCAATAGAACTTGTGTTGCAAACATTTAAAGAACAACAACGAAAAGATGGTGTTGGTCCTTATAAATTTATGAGGGTAACGGAACGTCAATTGGATACTATGTCGAACGACGGATTGGGTAACCCTGTAAAACCGGTGGGTCTGATTGCTTCGGCTTTCCGTCCTTCCGATGATGCTACAACTTTTCAGTTCTTGATACCTTCTAATTTCTTTGCAGTAACATCGTTGCGTGAAGCTGCTGAAATACTTCAGACAGTAAAGAAAAACACCACGTTAGCCAACGAGTGTACAGCTTTGGCGAATGAAGTAGAAACGGCATTACAAAAATATGCAATCTACAATCATCCAACCTATGGAAAAATCTATGCATTTGAAGTAGATGGCTTTGGTAACCAATTGTTGATGGATGATGCCAATGTGCCCAGCTTATTGGCTTTGGCATATCTGGATGCAGATAAAATAAATGACCCCATTTACCAGAATACAAGAAAGTTTGTATGGAGTGAAGATAATCCTTATTTCTTCAAAGGTACAGCAGGAGAAGGTATTGGCGGACCTCACATCGGTTATGATATGATATGGCCTATGAGTATAATGATGAAAGCATTTACCAGTCAGGATGATGCCGAAATTAAAGCATGCATACAAATGCTTATGGCTACAGATGCAGGAACCGGCTTTATGCACGAATCGTTTCATAAAGATGATCCTACTAACTTTACAAGAGCTTGGTTTGCATGGCAAAATACATTGTTTGGAGAACTTATCCTTAAACTCGTAAATGAGGGTAAGGTTGATATGCTGAACAGCTTGTAA
- a CDS encoding glycoside hydrolase family 76 protein → MLKQTIKYLLLSSLVFVSVSCKKEAAKSANLNLERAQVTLDSLYAHYLADSTNLLRETYPFNDKYSATYLASEEQANIPNAYSYLWPFSGTFSAVNVLLETSKDKKYKELLDNRVLPALEKYFDTTRTPYAYSSYISDAPQSDRFYDDNVWLGIDFTDVYMLTKEEAYLNKAKLIWDFVISGCDDKLGGGIYWCEQKKESKNTCSNAPGAVFALKLFKATNDSTYFSHGKDLYKWTKENLQDSTDYLYFDNIALNGNIGKAKYAYNSGQMIQAAALLYNLTNDKQYLTDAQNVAQAAYNYFFQDFTDEKGEQFKLLKKGDVWFSAVMLRGFIELYEIDKNPLYLDAFKKSLDYSWIHARDDKGLFDKDLSGKTKDESKWLLTQAAMVEMYARLAAIN, encoded by the coding sequence ATGTTAAAGCAAACAATTAAGTACCTACTACTAAGTTCTCTGGTATTTGTTTCGGTGTCATGTAAGAAAGAAGCAGCAAAATCGGCTAACCTAAACTTAGAAAGAGCACAGGTTACCCTCGATTCATTATATGCCCATTATTTGGCAGACAGTACTAATCTTCTTAGAGAAACATATCCGTTTAACGACAAATATTCGGCAACATATCTGGCATCCGAAGAACAGGCAAATATACCGAATGCTTACTCGTATCTCTGGCCTTTCTCGGGGACATTCTCGGCTGTAAATGTATTGTTGGAAACATCGAAGGATAAAAAGTATAAAGAATTATTGGATAACAGAGTCTTACCCGCTCTCGAAAAGTATTTCGATACAACAAGAACGCCCTATGCTTATTCTTCCTACATAAGCGATGCTCCTCAGTCCGATCGTTTTTATGACGACAATGTTTGGTTGGGTATTGATTTTACTGACGTATACATGTTGACCAAAGAAGAAGCCTATTTAAATAAGGCAAAACTTATCTGGGACTTTGTTATAAGTGGTTGTGATGATAAACTGGGTGGTGGAATCTATTGGTGCGAACAGAAAAAAGAATCGAAGAATACCTGTTCAAATGCACCCGGAGCAGTTTTTGCTCTTAAGCTCTTTAAAGCAACGAATGACAGTACCTACTTCTCACACGGAAAGGACTTATATAAATGGACTAAAGAGAATTTGCAGGATTCGACCGATTATCTGTATTTTGATAATATAGCACTAAATGGTAATATCGGTAAAGCTAAATATGCTTACAATAGCGGCCAAATGATTCAAGCAGCAGCATTATTGTATAATTTGACTAACGATAAACAATATTTGACTGATGCTCAGAATGTAGCTCAGGCGGCTTATAATTATTTCTTTCAAGATTTTACGGATGAAAAAGGGGAGCAGTTTAAACTACTGAAAAAAGGCGATGTCTGGTTTTCGGCAGTAATGCTCAGAGGTTTTATCGAATTGTATGAGATAGATAAAAATCCTTTGTATCTTGATGCTTTCAAAAAGAGCCTCGATTATTCATGGATACATGCTCGCGATGATAAAGGATTGTTCGATAAAGATTTAAGCGGAAAGACTAAAGACGAGTCGAAGTGGCTGCTGACGCAAGCCGCCATGGTTGAGATGTATGCGCGTCTGGCCGCAATAAATTGA
- a CDS encoding glycoside hydrolase family 97 protein, translating to MKNLLFSKKTCLILFSLLVYNFLGTISLFAQNIEVKSPNGEIKLTVSIKDKIYYSVDYNTEVLLNDCYLQLVLDNEVLGNDPKLTGEKRSVINENINPVVPLKYSIVNNHCNVLMLNFKENYSVEFRAFNDGVAYRFITNRKKESIVKGEDFVINFPSEYLAHLQQQGGFKTAYEEKYTHVPTTQFVSEEKNLAVLPVLLDTKKQYKILISESDLSDYPCMFLKGTGSNGMQSTFPKAPLEFGEDGDRSLKIVKEADYIAKTSGKRTYPWRYFVITKDDKQLLENTMTLKLSPKNQLQNTAWIKPGQASWEWWNDASPYGPDVNFVAGYNLDTYKYYIDFASKYGIPYIIMDEGWAMSTRDPYTPNPKVDVHEIIRYGKEKNVGVILWLTWLVVENNFDVFKTVKDWGVKGLKIDFMDRSDQWMVNYYERVAKEAAKNELLVDFHGSFKPAGLEYAYPNVISYEGVRGMEQMGGCYPDNSIYLPFMRNAVGPMDYTPGAMISMQPEAYSAERPNAASIGTRAYQMALFVVFESGLQMLADNPTLYYRNEDCTRFITQVPTTWDETKVLEAKVGEYVIVAKRKGDKWFIGGITNNNEKERSFEVSLDFLNPGKSYQMTSFEDGINAGRQAMDYRKKDSSVKKGEKITIKMVRNGGWAAVIE from the coding sequence ATGAAGAATTTACTATTTTCAAAAAAAACATGCTTGATTTTATTCTCGTTACTGGTTTATAACTTTTTGGGGACAATAAGTTTATTTGCACAAAATATAGAAGTGAAATCACCTAATGGCGAAATTAAACTTACAGTCAGTATTAAAGATAAAATTTATTATTCGGTCGATTACAATACCGAAGTGCTGCTTAATGATTGTTACCTGCAATTGGTCTTGGATAATGAGGTTTTAGGAAATGATCCGAAATTGACAGGAGAAAAGCGGAGTGTGATTAATGAAAATATTAATCCTGTTGTACCCCTCAAGTATTCAATAGTAAATAATCATTGCAATGTGCTGATGCTCAATTTTAAAGAAAACTATTCGGTCGAATTCAGAGCCTTTAATGATGGAGTTGCATATCGTTTTATTACTAACCGCAAGAAAGAATCGATTGTAAAAGGAGAAGATTTTGTAATCAATTTTCCTTCCGAATATTTAGCTCATTTGCAACAACAAGGCGGATTTAAAACGGCTTACGAGGAAAAATATACCCATGTTCCGACAACCCAATTTGTTTCAGAAGAAAAGAATCTGGCAGTTTTGCCCGTTCTGCTGGATACAAAAAAACAATATAAAATACTGATTTCAGAATCAGATTTGAGCGACTATCCCTGTATGTTTCTTAAAGGAACAGGTAGTAATGGTATGCAGTCAACCTTTCCTAAAGCACCTCTTGAGTTTGGCGAAGATGGAGATCGCAGTTTAAAGATCGTTAAGGAGGCGGACTATATTGCTAAAACATCAGGCAAACGCACTTACCCTTGGAGGTACTTTGTAATCACCAAAGATGATAAGCAATTGTTGGAAAATACAATGACTCTAAAGCTTTCACCTAAAAATCAATTGCAAAATACAGCATGGATCAAACCCGGACAGGCCAGTTGGGAATGGTGGAACGATGCTTCCCCTTACGGACCCGATGTGAATTTTGTTGCCGGCTATAATCTGGACACCTATAAATACTATATTGATTTTGCATCCAAATACGGCATACCTTATATTATAATGGACGAAGGTTGGGCAATGAGTACACGAGATCCTTACACCCCTAACCCGAAGGTAGATGTACACGAGATTATTCGTTACGGAAAAGAAAAGAATGTAGGTGTTATCCTTTGGTTGACATGGTTAGTTGTAGAAAATAACTTCGATGTGTTTAAAACGGTTAAAGATTGGGGCGTAAAAGGTCTGAAGATTGACTTTATGGACAGAAGTGATCAATGGATGGTTAATTATTACGAGCGTGTAGCGAAAGAAGCTGCTAAAAACGAACTGCTTGTCGATTTTCACGGATCGTTCAAACCCGCCGGATTAGAATATGCCTATCCTAATGTGATATCTTATGAAGGAGTACGGGGTATGGAACAAATGGGCGGATGTTATCCAGACAACAGTATTTATCTCCCTTTTATGCGTAATGCAGTTGGTCCTATGGATTATACACCCGGAGCAATGATCAGTATGCAACCCGAAGCATATAGTGCCGAGCGTCCTAATGCAGCAAGTATAGGCACACGTGCCTATCAGATGGCATTGTTTGTAGTTTTCGAAAGCGGATTGCAAATGCTGGCAGATAATCCGACTCTTTATTATCGGAATGAAGACTGTACGCGTTTTATAACGCAAGTACCCACCACATGGGATGAAACAAAAGTACTTGAAGCCAAGGTTGGTGAATACGTTATTGTAGCCAAACGCAAAGGCGATAAATGGTTCATCGGTGGTATAACCAATAATAACGAGAAAGAAAGATCGTTTGAAGTGAGTCTTGATTTTTTGAATCCCGGCAAGTCATACCAAATGACATCTTTTGAAGACGGTATTAATGCAGGTCGTCAGGCAATGGATTACCGAAAGAAAGATTCTTCGGTTAAAAAGGGAGAGAAGATAACCATCAAAATGGTACGTAACGGTGGCTGGGCTGCCGTTATCGAATAA